In a single window of the Rhizoctonia solani chromosome 16, complete sequence genome:
- a CDS encoding cytochrome P450 family protein: MAWDIVLTLLLAGILTYAIYTKPSRAHSLPLPPSPKADPLIGHLRALPRSDEHLVYAQWGKDLNSDVVSISVLGQTIIILNSAKAANELLEQRSSIYSSRTQLPMVSDPSLIDCRITGLLPYGERWREQRRLTHISLHKKASVQFWPLVVNHVRLALRRIVDNPDGFMGEIKRMSGSTLLAAVYGYEVTSAHDPFLHLAETTMEHWGEAAIPGNFLVNVMPWIRYIPEWVPGSGWKKIVKVWKEETKEVVNFPFNYTKQQIAQGIAPHSVLKGILAKLESKLGTGVEYSEQEDRIKWVVGTLFGGRFIPWSDFSVIKRDSQRDLILQSSATAFVFILAMVLNQSIFAKAQAEVDVVVGHDRLPEMSDREALVYVECVMKEVLRWQPVGPLGIPHAVIEDDEYRGWRIPKGSTIVGNIWAMSYDKLVYDEPEKFNPDRFLNPKTPSPPTFGFGRRSCPGIHLAESTLFITISTLLALFEIRPIKDKDGNDVIPEVNMKTNVLLPRGFQVLDYPEVGKSHQIVEYIDLRGIGVKRREITTSLVPPPPRNASDKRRTAMNPNWRPGGQPQQQQQQQYQQQQQQLGGFGGGLQPQATGFPQQRSGFLGPQQTGFQPQQTGFQPQQTGFQPQQTGFQPQQTGFQQQGFQQQPGFQAGLQPQATGFPGLQPQATGFPGQRPGFGQQPSGVPPVPPLPQGLQQQAQQQRFLSASPALVPQATGWQGAGGGLSASPLVPQMTGFHDPRVQMMTNTFMPAANFQPNQGGALQFAGGPQHGQSLQQSIQQHNEEQRGTAAPRIPWKLTRDEQKNYDQIFRAWDQGSTGFISGQVALEVFGQSGLSREDLAKIWTLADGDNRGKLNLAEFHVAMGLIFRRLNGNEIPDVLPPELVPASARDLGDQVGFLKDLLKNDTHTRATNAPTSRAPQRSFHDAGPTDRKDGTVYRHDDTDVKGYKSAARHIDRSRVRFGDDSPSSDLADMKRQLENASKALDKAAARDQYEDDLDQEMDELKSEIRRVQDDLDYVSRGPRSVSKDEERRKLERKLLALMHERIPEVERKIEDRDRRRRDDDRDWARERDKRNQGGSYRDRDRDRDDYDRDRDRDRYDRDRERERDRDRDPDVGYLRGSYDRPRSRGYEDERPRSRNYDDRDRPYSRNRERERSPSPPPRKARTPAPPPTGPSADSAPPPPPPAAPATPTPHGETRGERAARLKAETQAKIQARMKQLGVAGYGGSKEPSGPSAVEERLEAERKEAEEKAKAAEREAEEREAKRKARLEEARGGAPKPESPAPAPPKAAPAPPAPKAPGARGAPPPPPASPAPAFDEEEDEELLKRQKALEERKKRLEALRKEEEEAQKAEAEFEARRAAPNLPLRLHHLAFEAPAPPPPAPPAPPAPPAPPAPAPSSTNPFFKLQQGGGVVSPPVAPAANPWGAPAAEDSAPPPPPPPAPAPPPPPAAPTPSSSLSPPSHTHNRRSSSVQGDYYNKPPKDDDDDWDVIRDKPQDDDSDSDEEREWGASPVGGPTSAPPAPAPPPPAPSAPKWKPPAATSSADPSDRGALFSAIQMGSRLRKTVTNDRSGVGWQAAQREPSPPPAPAPDVTSPGSYDDTPQRPKADYRQSVDWYAGLAAEGLPAGAAVPQMPSMREEDEHEDASVPAIQVQAAVADDTMADVDTSVSHVVRSLYAYEGQRAEDLSFPENLIIDAHPSKTGSDWWYGTTRKTGTKGFFPRSYVDVVEKIAKAKALYAYEGSNADELPLVEGDVLSIVDKSEADWWKAEKDGMIFIVPAGYLELMDDEEPGTKRTELRLTTGGTDPRRLSVASGVDLEESSEDGYSSADEAGDADDAARHLERQRVLEAAGLIVKQAPPRPPRKRRPAPKAPLRQRPSDDGPDASPREGGSPGTSSREINLPEPPDETETESILRIDDAYERYQAFRQSREARASLSSFEGVPNLNTNIGVPPTPVSPSATISSLPSATDSTKAAIKSFFGRGSDRDKPRATVTISAPVISAPISSTPERGSSPAFGMLGRQVGREGIPDDERKRQEAIFELIATESAYVRDLQMIVEKFYASMVQMLDEKSATVIFANVEDILLCNTTFLSSLEERQKDCRLYIDHIGDILDAHMNGMAVYMPYCVHQAPAIKVLQGLRETNSELASHLQRLRDEDPDIRNLDLSSYLLIPMQRITRYPLLMKQASAVECYSSGLVLILHHTQAEGERVQISHAIQTTERILEGVNEAIREREGAERLGEISKGLYVGQGHLDLTAPTRYMGPRRLIKEGVLVKAKSGRRLHAVLCNDILILMDAAAESLYRMFYVYNPSKQIPHHALRSSGTDSVPRSLRGRISPTERAANSSSAPLPGVPRRARTPNSNLAGNVRIGFTFVPPTPENENEPSTSSAGIGSGLNPSRSPAPTMLAALASPSTPLLHVSQSTPLPCLALNPRARRVRREQEAVPFPSSDVLADASNATVSNYVLAPVEPTPKHLPINSGKNGALRLSMDAIKAAITGAQQQQQQEPVGRATATTPTPSLRKKSGELVKPSLKHAHTLSGGLPTQKSLSRSAPATPTTPKFVHFDAQLEHVRLFLAEQKPTAVSRDGSPTETSEGEGNEFPWYGRGNAGAGAGYGSSDDERARKALRVKNTNVPANASIEGADIRVQSLTLSEDGSSLVGRVLVRNLAYEKWVAARFTFDWWQTTSEVSARYIDTVGDGIDRFGFTIKLGDVLHRIEEKTLFVAVRYTVSGREIWDSNNGQNYMVSFTKEREPAVTTTTTNGWNSGWSAKSRSRDQMSDLRKSLERAMQDDDDSIPQLQIKSRPRPSVRGMSFSGFEAKKPTVASIVAEVKPAPPKLGSRYDFGAAPRQRPCADAFRMPELKQGSDPAAPKRNVRTHEKRPSVSTEVRRDISEAKLCESPRDAEDGMLRLRMAPVEPLVRSGGLDLPSPAEPVAVAPRRHHHRAAYFDAWSFPAPGVKRTCSGAPADEPTKDMIPASWMDGTDLFVNRDVLGGSVASTPSVTSASSPSQSPSSPPEFLPSPDIVEADLGKPLSMPMPGQVDPTNYSSFLDRFCFFTGGDDLAGYSEALLVLCAPSPAPCPTTRPRARRRGPALPRLSAARHRLSKSTELAPTPAPRRQSFVSPVPFGRESSSSPAIAPRLSPAVFVFRLELAHITEMHWRSNQMSLRQAIDFPDGRGDVPDSTGHHGNDDDDDDDHSQVPVRQLIDRCCCSMDRRRGATVSRLKLELARWTWVDMYRPGPVSRPNGKSA, encoded by the exons ATGGCCTGGGATATCGTCCTAACTTTGCTTCTCGCTGGTATCCTTACATATGCAATTTACACAAAACCTTCCCGAGCACACAGTCTCCCACTTCCACCAAGCCCAAAGGCCGATCCTTTGATTGGGCATTTACGAGCGTTGCCCAGGTCCGATGAGCATCTAGTATACGCGCAATGGGGAAAGGACTTGAACA GCGACGTCGTATCCATCTCTGTTCTCGGACAGACAATAATTATTCTCAACTCTGCAAAAGCTGCAAATGAACTATTGGAACAAAGATCGAGCATTTACTCCAGTCGAACGCAATTGCCTATGGTATCGGATCCGAGCCT GATTGACTGCAGGATTACAGGCTTATTGCCCTATGGTGAAAGATGGCGTGAGCAACGTCGTCTGACCCATATATCTCTGCACAAAAAAGCGAGCGTGCAGTTTTGGCCTCTGGTCGTAAACCATGTCAGACTTGCTTTACGACGAATCGTGGACAACCCGGATGGATTTATGGGAGAGATAAAAAG GATGTCGGGGAGCACCCTACTTGCGGCTGTGTACGGATATGAAGTCACGTCTGCGCATGATCCTTTTCTCCATCTTGCTGAAACGACAATGGAACATTGGGGCGAAGCTGCTATTCCTGGAA ATTTCTTGGTGAATGTTATGCCTTGGATACGATACATTCCTGAATGGGTACCTGGGTCGGGGTGGAAAAAGATTGTGAAAGTATGGAAAGAAGAGACAAAAGAGGTGGTCAATTTTCCATTTAACTATACTAAACAGCAAATC GCACAAGGCATAGCCCCACACTCGGTCCTCAAGGGGATCCTTGCGAAACTTGAGAGTAAACTCGGAACGGGCGTTGAATATTCAGAACAAGAGGACAGGATCAAGTGGGTTGTTGGAACACTGTTCGGCGGTAGGTTCATACCTTGGTCCGACTTTTCAGTTATTAAACGCGATTCACAGCGGGATCTGATACTGCAA TCATCGGCAACCGCATTTGTGTTCATCCTCGCCATGGTCCTCAACCAGTCCATCTTTGCAAAGGCTCAAGCTGAAGTGGACGTTGTCGTTGGACACGATCGGCTACCGGAAATGAGCGATCGCGAGGCGCTCGTGTATGTAGAGTGCGTGATGAAGGAAGTGCTAAGGTGGCAGCCTGTTGGCCCTCTTG GGATTCCACACGCTGTAATTGAGGACGATGAGTACCGCGGATGGAGAATACCCAAGGGTTCGACTAT CGTTGGAAATATTTG GGCGATGAGCTATGACAAGTTGGTGTACGACGAACCGGAGAAGTTCAATCCTGATCGTTTCCTAAACCCTAAAACTCCGTCCCCGCCTACATTTGGGTTTGGTAGGAG ATCGTGTCCGGGCATACATTTGGCTGAATCGACATTGTTTATCACCATCTCGACACTTTTAGCGTTGTTTGAGATCAGACCTATCAAGGACAAAGATGGGAACGACGTCATTCCAGAAGTTAATATGAAGACCAATGTACTA CTACCCCGCGGATTTCAAGTGCTCGATTACCCCGAGGTCGGAAAAAGCCATCAGATTGTTGAATACATCGATCTTAGAGGTATAGGTGTGAAGAGACGTGAAATAACG ACGTCACTtgttccaccaccaccgcgAAACGCGTCTGACAAACGTCGAACCGCGATGAATCCGAATTGGCGGCCGGGGGGACAGccccagcagcagcaacaacagcaatatcagcaacagcaacaacaacttGGTGGATTTGGAGGAGGACTTCAACCGCAGGCGACGGGATTCCCACAGCAGCGATCTGGGTTCTTGGGTCCTCAACAGACAGGGTTCCAACCTCAACAGACTGGCTTTCAACCCCAGCAAACAGGCTTTCAACCTCAACAAACAGGCTTTCAACCTCAGCAGACTGGATTCCAGCAACAGGGATTCCAGCAGCAGCCCGGATTTCAAGCGGGACTCCAGCCTCAGGCCACGGGATTTCCGGGTCTCCAACCGCAGGCCACCGGGTTCCCTGGTCAGCGGCCAGGCTTTGGCCAACAGCCTTCGGGGGTCCCACCAGTCCCGCCGCTCCCCCAGGGACTCCAGCAGCAAGCGCAGCAACAACGGTTCTTATCCGCGTCTCCCGCTCTCGTTCCCCAGGCTACAGGATGGCAAGGTGCAGGCGGCGGCCTCTCGGCCTCTCCTCTTGTTCCTCAAATGACCGGATTCCACGATCCGCGCGTCCAGATGATGACAAATACATTCATGCCCGCTGCCAACTTTCAACCCAACCAGGGCGGCGCGCTTCAGTTTGCTGGTGGTCCTCAGCACGGCCAGTCACTCCAGCAGTCGATCCAGCAACACAATGAAGAGCAGAGAGGTACCGCTGCACCTCGTATCCCTTGGAAATTAACCCGCGACGAGCAAAAGAATTACGATCAGATTTTCCGTGCTTGGGATCAGGGCAGCACAGGTTTTATTAGTGGTCAGGTGGCCCTCGAAGTATTTGGCCAGAGCGGTCTCTCGCGCGAGGATCTCGCCAAGATATG GACTTTAGCCGATGGTGATAACCGGGGAAAGCTTAATCTCGCTGAATTTCACGTAGCTATGGGTCTCATCTTTAGAC GTTTGAACGGAAACGAAATACCTGACGTCCTCCCACCGGAACTTGTCCCAGCCTCGGCGCGTGACCTCGGCGACCAAGTAGGCTTCCTCAAGGATTTGCTTAAAAACGACACCCACACGCGCGCAACCAATGCTCCTACCTCCCGCGCCCCCCAGCGTTCGTTCCACGACGCCGGTCCAACTGATCGCAAAGACGGTACTGTCTACAGACACGATGACACGGACGTTAAAGGCTACAAGAGCGCCGCCCGACACATTGACAGGAGTCGTGTTCGGTTCGGGGATGATAGCCCTAGTTCAGATCTTGCCGACATGAAGCGCCAACTCGAGAACGCGTCCAAGGCGCTGGACAAGGCTGCCGCGCGAGACCAGTACGAAGACGATCTCGATCAAGAAATGGACGAACTCAAGTCGGAGATTCGGCGTGTCCAAGACGATCTAGATTACGTTTCTCGCGGGCCGAGGAGCGTGTCCAAGGACGAGGAGCGACGTAAGCTTGAGCGCAAGTTGCTGGCTCTTATGCACGAGCGTATTCCAGAGGTCGAGCGAAAGATTGAAGACAGGGACCGGAGACGTCGGGATGACGATCGTGATTGGGCGCGCGAGCGGGATAAGCGCAACCAGGGAGGCAGCTATCGGGACAGGGATCGAGACCGGGACGACTATGACCGTGATCGTGATCGTGACCGATATGACAGAGACCGCGAACGTGAACGAGATCGTGATCGTGACCCAGACGTCGGATATCTTCGTGGATCGTATGATCGGCCTCGCTCGCGAGGGTACGAGGATGAACGCCCCCGTTCGCGTAATTACGACGATCGGGATCGTCCGTACTCCAGGAACAGGGAGCGAGAGCGCTCGCCGTCTCCTCCCCCACGCAAGGCGCGTAcacctgctcctcctccAACCGGGCCATCCGCGGACTCGGCgccgcctccacctccaccggCTGCACCGGCTACGCCCACTCCACACGGCGAAACTCGCGGAGAACGTGCGGCGCGTCTGAAAGCTGAGACACAAGCCAAGATTCAGGCCAGGATGAAGCAATTGGGTGTGGCCGGCTATGGAGGGTCCAAGGAACCGTCCGGCCCGAGCGCCGTTGAAGAGAGACTGGAAGCGGAACGAAAGGAGGCCGAAGAAAAGGCCAAGGCTGCTGAAAGGGAGGCCGAAGAACGAGAGGCGAAGCGCAAGGCGAGGTTAGAAGAAGCGAGAGGAGGCGCACCCAAGCCTGAGAGTCCGGCACCTGCTCCTCCAAAGGCTGCACCTGCtcctcctgctcccaaggccCCTGGAGCGAGAGGTGCTCCGCCGCCACCCCCAGCGTCCC CTGCGCCTGCATtcgacgaggaggaagacgaggaatTATTGAAGAGGCAAAAGGCCCTCGAGGAACGCAAGAAACGGCTGGAAGCATTGAggaaagaggaggaagaggctcAAAAGGCCGAAGCTGAATTCGAAGCTCGGCGAGCAGCCCCAAATCTGCCCCTCCGCCTGCACCATCTC GCGTTTGAGGCTCCTGCTCCGCCCCCTCCTGCCCCTCCTGCCCCTCCGGCTCCCCCCGCTCCTCCTGCACCAGCTCCGTCGAGCACGAATCCGTTCTTCAAGCTTCAACAAGGCGGAGGGGTCGTTTCACCTCCCGTTGCCCCGGCAGCCAACCCATGGGGCGCACCCGCTGCTGAAGATTCTGCTCCCCCTCCGCCTCCTCCACCTGCCCCtgctccaccaccaccacccgcAGCACCCACGCCCTCGTCGAGTTTGTCGCCTCCTTCGCACACCCACAATCGTCGCTCCTCAAGCGTCCAGGGCGATTACTACAACAAGCCTCCCAaggacgacgatgacgactGGGACGTTATCCGCGACAAACCGCAAGACGATGATTCCGACTCGGACGAAGA GAGGGAGTGGGGGGCGAGCCCAGTCGGAGGCCCGACGAGTGCTCCGCCCGCACCtgctccccctccacctgcGCCGTCCGCACCCAAGTGGAAGCCTCCCGCCGCGACTTCGAGCGCTGACCCAAGCGACCGCGGTGCGTTGTTCAGTGCTATCCAGATGGGATCCAGGCTCCGCAAGACGGTCACGAACGACCGGAGCGGGGTTGGATGGCAG GCTGCCCAGCGCGAGCCTTCCCCTCCTCCCGCGCCGGCACCGGACGTGACATCGCCAGGCTCGTATGACGATACCCCCCAGCGACCCAAGGCGGACTATAGGCAGAGCGTGGATTGGTATGCGGGTCTTGCGGCTGAAGGACTCCCTGCTGGCGCTGCTGTGCCTCAAATGCCTTCGATGCGAGAAGAGGATGAGCATGAAGACGCAAGTGTCCCTGCTATTCAGGTCCAGGCTGCTGTTGCAGACGACACGATGGCGGACGTTGATACTTCTGTTT CGCATGTTGTGAGGTCTCTGTACGCGTATGAAGGACAGCGTGCCGAGGATCTTTCGTTCCCTGAGAACTTGATTATTGATGCACACCCATCCAAGACTGGGAGCGATTGGTGGTATGGcacgacgaggaagacggGTACAAAAGGGTTCTTCCCGCGCAGTTATGTTGATGTTGTTGAGAAGA TCGCCAAAGCGAAAGCACTGTACGCATACGAAGGATCCAACGCAGACGAACTTCCGCTTGTCGAAGGCGACGTACTCTCGATCGTCGACAAGTCTGAAGCTGACTGGTGGAAAGCTGAAAAGGACGGAATGATATTCATCGTACCCGCCGGTTATCTAGAACTCATGGATG ACGAAGAGCCCGGGACGAAGCGCACAGAGTTGCGTTTGACCACAGGTGGTACTGACCCTCGGAGATTGTCTGTCGCGTCGGGTGTTGATCTTGAAGAATCTTCTGAGGACGGGTATTCATCTGCTGATGAGGCAGGAGATGCTGATGATGCTGCACGGCACCTCGAACGGCAgcgtgtgttggaggctgcCGGGCTGATTGTTAAACAGGCTCCGCCCCGACCTCCTAGGAAACGACGACCAGCTCCAAAGGCTCCTTTACGGCAACGACCCTCGGACGATGGACCAGACGCATCTCCGCGCGAGGGCGGTTCGCCGGGTACATCTTCCCGGGAAATAAACCTACCCGAACCGCCAGATGAAACCGAGACTGAATCGATCCTGAGAATCGATGACGCATACGAACGTTACCAGGCATTCAGACAAAGTCGGGAAGCTCGTGCATCGTTGTCTTCGTTTGAGGGCGTACCGAATCTCAATACAAACATCGGCGTCCCTCCAACACCTGTTTCTCCGAGCGCAACGATTTCATCTCTACCCTCCGCAACCGACTCAACGAAAGCAGCGATCAAGAGCTTCTTTGGCCGCGGATCCGATCGAGACAAGCCTCGCGCAACCGTCACAATCTCGGCTCCCGTGATTAGCGCGCCTATCAGCTCTACGCCTGAGCGTGGCTCGAGCCCAGCCTTTGGAATG CTTGGTCGACAAGTCGGTCGTGAAGGGATTCCAGACGATGAACGCAAGCGCCAAGAG GCGATATTCGAGCTGATTGCGACAGAGAGCGCCTACGTACGGGATTTGCAGATGATTGTCGAG AAATTCTATGCGTCGATGGTTCAGATGCTCGATGAAAAGTCGGCGACAGTAATCTTTGCCAACGTGGAGGATATTCTGCTGTGCAACACG ACATTCCTTAGCTCTCTGGAAGAACGACAAAAGGATTGTCGATTATACATTGATCACATTGGCGACATCTTAGACGCACATATGAACGGTATGGCCGTGTACATG CCGTACTGCGTGCATCAAGCACCAGCGATCAAGGTTCTCCAGGGGCTGCGGGAGACTAATTCCGAGCTAGCGAGTCATCTCCAG CGCCTGCGGGACGAGGATCCCGACATCCGGAACCTCGACCTCTCGTCCTATCTGCTTATCCCAATGCAGCGTATCACTCGTTATCCGCTCCTGATGAAGCAGGCAAGTGCCGTCGAGTGTTATTCCAGCGGACTGGTTTTG ATTCTACACCATACCCAAGCCGAGGGGGAACGCGTACAGATCTCACATGCTATTCAAACGACCGAACGAATTCTCGAGGGTGTCAACGAGGCGATTCGGGAACGCGAGGGCGCCGAGCGGTTGGGTGAGATCTCCAAAGGACTGTATGTCGGCCAAGG ACATCTCGACCTCACCGCGCCCACCCGATACATGGGACCGCGTCGACTAATCAAAGAAGGTGTGCTCGTCAAAGCCAAGAGTGGGCGCCGACTGCATGCGGTGCTCTGCAACGATATCTTGATTCTCATGGATGCAGCGGCGGAGAGCCTGTATCGAATG TTTTACGTCTACAACCCCTCAAAGCAGATACCACATCATGCCCTACGTTCTTCCGGGACTGACAGCGTCCCTCGCTCTCTCCGCGGACGCATCTCCCCAACCGAGCGGGCAGCCAATTCATCCA GCGCACCGCTTCCCGGGGTACCACGCCGCGCACGCACACCCAACTCTAATCTGGCAGGAAACGTGCGAATTGGGTTTACGTTTGTGCCCCCCACCCCAGAGAACGAGAACGAGCCCAGTACAAGTTCAGCCGGGATCGGGTCTGGGCTGAATCCATCTCGCTCCCCCGCTCCGACCATGCTTGCTGCCCTGGCCTCGCCGTCTACCCCGCTGCTGCACGTTTCGCAGTCGACCCCCTTGCCCTGCCTTGCGCTCAACCCCCGTGCGAGGAGGGTCCGACGAGAGCAAGAGGCCGTTCCGTTTCCTTCGAGCGATGTCTTGGCCGATGCGAGCAACGCGACCGTGTCGAACTATGTGCTCGCCCCCGTCGAGCCCACACCCAAGCACCTGCCCATCAACTCGGGCAAGAATGGCGCGCTCAGGTTGAGCATGGACGCAATCAAGGCTGCCATTACCGGTGcccagcagcaacagcaacaggaGCCCGTAGGCCGAGCGACCGCAACGACCCCGACACCCTCGCTGCGCAAAAAGTCGGGGGAACTCGTCAAGCCCTCGCTCAAGCACGCACACACCTTGTCCGGCGGCCTCCCGACCCAGAAATCCCTCTCGCGCTCGGCCCCAGCGACACCGACGACACCCAAGTTTGTCCATTTCGATGCGCAGCTCGAGCACGTCCGATTGTTCCTTGCCGAGCAGAAGCCGACCGCCGTTTCTCGCGATGGGAGCCCAACTGAGACGAGCGAGGGCGAAGGCAACGAGTTTCCATGGTACGGTCGGGGCAATGCCGGCGCCGGCGCCGGATACGGATCGAGTGACGACGAACGCGCGCGCAAGGCATTGAGGGTCAAGAATACCAATGTCCCCGCCAACGCATCCATCGAAGGAGCCGACATTCGCGTCCAGTCGCTGACGCTCTCCGAGGACGGATCTTCTCTCGTCGGGCGTGTCCTCGTCCGGAACCTTGCATACGAAAAGTGGGTCGCGGCCAGATTTACGTTTGATTGGTGGCAGACGACGAGCGAGGTGTCGGCGCGATACATCGATACTGTGGGCGATGGCATCGACCGCTTTGGGTTCACGATCAAGCTTGGAGACGTATTGCATCGGATCGAGGAGAAGACGTTGTTTGTTGCCGTAAGGTATACCGTATCGGGGCGCGAGATTTGGGACAGCAACAATGGGCAGAACTACATGGTGTCGTTTACCAAGGAGCGCGAGCCAGCagtgacgacgacgacgacgaatgGATGGAACTCGGGCTGGTCGGCCAAGTCGAGGTCGCGCGACCAAATGTCGGATCTGCGCAAGTCGCTCGAGCGTGCGATGCAAGACGACGACGATTCTATTCCCCAGCTCCAAATCAAGTCGCGCCCGCGCCCCAGTGTGCGTGGGATGAGTTTCAGCGGGTTCGAGGCCAAGAAGCCGACTGTTGCATCGATTGTTGCCGAGGTCAAGCCCGCTCCGCCCAAGCTTGGTTCGCGATATGATTTCGGGGCTGCTCCTCGCCAACGCCCGTGTGCCGACGCATTCCGAATGCCCGAGTTGAAGCAAGGATCCGATCCCGCGGCGCCCAAGCGCAATGTGCGCACCCACGAGAAGCGCCCGAGTGTGTCGACAGAAGTGCGCCGCGACATTTCCGAGGCCAAGTTGTGCGAAAGCCCGCGGGATGCTGAGGACGGGATGCTTCGCCTGCGGATGGCACCTGTCGAGCCCCTTGTCAGATCGGGTGGCCTCGATCTCCCGTCTCCCGCCGAGCCTGTCGCTGTTGCCCCTCGCCGTCACCACCACCGCGCTGCCTACTTTGATGCCTGGTCCTTCCCTGCTCCCGGCGTCAAACGTACTTGCTCGGGTGCCCCGGCTGATGAACCCACCAAGGACATGATCCCTGCCTCGTGGATGGATGGCAcagacctctttgtcaatcgCGATGTCTTGGGCGGCAGTGTTGCCTCGACTCCCTCTGTTACCTCGGCCTCATCCCCCTCCCAGTCTCCATCGTCTCCGCCCGAGTTTCTGCCTTCTCCGGACATTGTCGAGGCTGACCTGGGCAAACCGCTGAGCATGCCCATGCCAGGCCAGGTAGATCCCACAAACTACAGTTCATTCCTCGATCG GTTCTGCTTCTTTACTGGAGGCGACGACCTGGCTGGCTACTCGGAGGCACTGCTCGTACTCTGCGCGCCGTCTCCAGCACCTTGTCCAACAACTCGTCCGAGGGCTCGACGCCGAGGGCCGGCTCTCCCGCGTCTCTCCGCCGCTCGCCATCGCCTGTCCAAGTCAACTGAGCTCGCTCCCactccagcgccta GACGTCAATCATTTGTTTCCCCCGTTCCTTTTGGACGCGAAAGCAGCTCCAGCCCTGCGATCGCACCTCGTCTATCACCTGCCGTATTCGTATTTCGTCTAGAACTCGCGCACATCACGGAAATGCACTGGCGGTCT AACCAAATGTCGCTTCGCCAAGCGATAGACTTTCCGGACGGGCGAGGAGACGTACCGGACTCGACGGGTCATCATGGtaatgatgatgatgacgatgatgatCATTCGCAAGTCCCGGTCCGACAGCTGATCGACCGCTGTTGTTGCTCGATGGACCGACGACGAGGAGCAACAGTGTCCAGACTCAAGTTGGAGCTTGCGCGCTGGACTTGGGTGGACATGTACCGCCCCGGACCCGTGTCGAGGCCAAATGGAAAGTCAGCCTGA